In the Candidatus Eisenbacteria bacterium genome, TCACGCAGCAGCTGCGCCTCCTGGGCGCATCCTGCGATTGGGAGAGGGAGCGCTTCACCCTCGACCCGGGTCTCACCAAGGCCGTTCTGGAGGCGTTCCGCCGCCTCTTCAAGAAGGGGCTCATCTACCGCGGGAGCTATCTCGTCAACTGGTGCATCGGATGCCAGACGGCGATCTCGGACGAAGAGGTCGAGTATGACTCGCGGGACGACCATCTCTACTACGTGAAGTACCCGGTCAAGGGTCTGGAGCGCTCCGTGGTCGTCGCCACGACCCGTCCCGAGACGATGCTGGGCGACACGGCGGTGGCCGTCCATCCCGAGGACGCCCGCTTCGAGCCCCTCAAGGGCAGGACCTTGATCCTGCCGATCCTCCTGCGCGGGATCCCTCTCGTCGAGGACGGGATGGTCGACCGCGAGTTCGGAACGGGGGCCGTGAAAGTGACGCCCGGACACGACCCCGCGGACTTCGATCTCGGCCGCAGGCACGGGCTGCCTTCGATTTCGGTGATCGACCGAAACGGCCGGATGACGGAGGAGGCGGGGCCCTTCTCCGGCATGGACCTCCTCGAGTGCCGGGCGAAGGTCGTGGAGGAGCTCAAGCAATCGGGGCTCCTCGAGAAGGTCGAGCCCTACTCCCACTCGGTCGGGACCTGCCACAGGTGCGGGACGGTGGTCGAGCCGATGATCTCGGAGCAGTGGTTCGTGCGCATGGCTCCGCTCGCCGAGCCGGCCATGCGGGCCGCGCGGGAGGGGAAGATCCGATTCGTCCCGCAGCGATGGGAGAAGGTCTACCTCCACTGGCTCGAGAACATCCGCGACTGGTGCATCAGCCGGCAGCTCTGGTGGGGCCATCGGATCCCGGTCTGGTACTGCGAGGGAGGGCATCTCTGCCTGAGCGGGGAGGAGACGAATCCCTGCCCGGAGTGCGGCTCCACGAAGTGGCGCCAGGAAGAGGACGTGCTGGACACCTGGTTCTCCTCGTGGCTCTGGCCCTTCTCGACCCTCGGCTGGCCCGACGAGACCGATGACCTCAAGACTCACTATCCGACCGACGTCCTCGTGACCGGCCCCGACATCATCTTCTTCTGGGTGGCGAGGATGGTCATGGCGGGATACGAGTTCATGGGCGAGATCCCGTTCCACACCGTCCACTTCCACGGGCTGATCCGCGACGAGCAGGGAAGGAAGATGTCGAAGTCCCTCGGGAACTCGCCCGATCCGATCGACCTGATCGATCGCTGGGGGACCGACGCGCTGCGCTTCACGATGCTGATGCTCACCCCGACGGGGACCGATGTCCTCTTCGGCGAGAGGAAGATCGAGGTCGGGCGTAACTTCGCCAACAAGCTCTGGAACGCCGCCCGCTTCGCCTTGATGAACCTCGGGGACGGCGACGCT is a window encoding:
- a CDS encoding valine--tRNA ligase, translating into MPEMAKAYEPKSFEGRWYERWEREGAFRPSGDAGPGTFTIVIPPPNITGGLTIGHVLNNTIQDVLIRWHRMKGHNTLWLPGTDHAGIATQNVVKRDLETKGVSPDQIGREAFVAEVWKWKKAYGGKITQQLRLLGASCDWERERFTLDPGLTKAVLEAFRRLFKKGLIYRGSYLVNWCIGCQTAISDEEVEYDSRDDHLYYVKYPVKGLERSVVVATTRPETMLGDTAVAVHPEDARFEPLKGRTLILPILLRGIPLVEDGMVDREFGTGAVKVTPGHDPADFDLGRRHGLPSISVIDRNGRMTEEAGPFSGMDLLECRAKVVEELKQSGLLEKVEPYSHSVGTCHRCGTVVEPMISEQWFVRMAPLAEPAMRAAREGKIRFVPQRWEKVYLHWLENIRDWCISRQLWWGHRIPVWYCEGGHLCLSGEETNPCPECGSTKWRQEEDVLDTWFSSWLWPFSTLGWPDETDDLKTHYPTDVLVTGPDIIFFWVARMVMAGYEFMGEIPFHTVHFHGLIRDEQGRKMSKSLGNSPDPIDLIDRWGTDALRFTMLMLTPTGTDVLFGERKIEVGRNFANKLWNAARFALMNLGDGDALAPTLAGDHLADRWLSARLHQVCGEASAALEEMRMNDLARVLYAFTWNDFCDWYLEIAKVRMAEGGEEARRAREGILAGLDAILKLLHPLMPYITEEIASHLPLSGKMLIVSPWPRAEDQPFDAPALTQFASLQELVVAVRNLRSEMNVPPGREADVTIRASGETERLVRGNEAMVRSLARVGGLTLGANAPKPAHAASAVVGASEVFVHLEGLIDLQAERARLLREAERIEKQIAASQRKLANQDFLEKAKAGVVEAERAKLAEMEQSFTKLRSAIAVLEGD